From Leptotrichia trevisanii DSM 22070:
ATCTTTTCTTCCAAATCCAAACTATTCATATCAAGAATTTTTAAAGTCGGTATTATTGCACTGTGGCTCTCAATCTTGCTACTGTCAAATATTTTTTTATTGTCCTTAAATTCCAATTTATAACCATAATACAGGTTTATAAGCTCTTTTACTTTTTCTTTCTCCTCTTCAGCAAGATACTCTGTATTTGTTCTAGGATATGTAATATACCCTTTTTCATAGAGTTTCTGTATAATTTCAAGCGATTTTGCAAAACTCATTTTCTTTTCCTTTGATAATTTACTTTGTAATTTTGAAAGTGAAAAAAGTTTTGGAGGATTAAGAATAATTTCCTTTTCAGTTATATCCTTTACGATTCCTTTATATTTATTTAACTCATTTGAATATCTTTTGCCTTTTTCAAGTTCTAAAAGGTTATATTTTTTATCACAGACAAGTTTTAACAAAGCTCCATTACACATAGTTTCGTTTTCAATAGTGAAATATTTTTCAGGAACAAAATTTTTAATTGCTAAATCTTTATCGTAAATATATTTTATAACTGGAATGAGTACACGTCCGACTGGAAAAAGTGTATTTGCCTTTAATGAAATATATCTAGTAAGATTAATTCCCAAGAGCCAGTCCATATATGTCCTTGCAAGCCCTTCGTTATGCAAATTCCTATACTTAAAATTATCCTCAAGATTATTTATAGCTTTCCTTATAGTTTCTTCAGTTTGTTCAGGAAGCCATAACCTTTTTATCTTTTTATCGGTTTTTACAGCATTAATAATAATATCCACTATAATCTGCCCTTCCCTGTCTGAATCCCCTGCATTTACTATCTCGTCAATTTCCTTGCTATTAATAAGGTTTTTCAATATTTTATACTGCTTCTTTATCCCTAAATCATTTTTTAAATCAAATTCAAACTTTTCAGGGAAAAATGGCAGGTTAACTTCACTCCATCTCTTCTTCTCTCCAATATATCCATCAACGTCCCTTAATTCAAACAAATGTCCAAAAGCCCAAGAGACAATGTATTTTTCATTTTCCATATACCCTTCTTTATTAATTCCAACATTTAATGCACCTGCAATATTACGTGCAAGGCTCGGCTTTTCAGCTATTATTAATTTTTTCATTTTTTCCCCCACATCTTTTATCTCTCTAAATCTTTGTTATCAGTATTCCAAAAACTTTTAGAAAAACTTTGCCTCTGATTTTCGTTTCTGTTTTTTTCCTTTTCAGAAGTTTTTAAATACTCGTTATTTTCTATACCTTCATTTAACATTTCAATTTTCCAATCATCTCCATAATATGTAAATTTTATATTTTTAAATTCATTAGCTTCATCTATGCAATTGCTAAAATCATTTTCCAAAGTGTCAAAACTGAACTCATCGTATTTTAAATTTAAAGTATTAATTGTATCTCTCAATTCTTCTACAAATTCTTTGTTGTACACACTTCCAAATTTTTCCTCTATTTTAGATAAAATATGTTCTGATGAATAATATACATTTTCTTTGTCAAATTTTACACCATCAATTTCTCCTAAAAATTGTTGAATCACTTTACTTTCCATACTATCTCCTCCTACATATAGT
This genomic window contains:
- a CDS encoding type IA DNA topoisomerase, with protein sequence MKKLIIAEKPSLARNIAGALNVGINKEGYMENEKYIVSWAFGHLFELRDVDGYIGEKKRWSEVNLPFFPEKFEFDLKNDLGIKKQYKILKNLINSKEIDEIVNAGDSDREGQIIVDIIINAVKTDKKIKRLWLPEQTEETIRKAINNLEDNFKYRNLHNEGLARTYMDWLLGINLTRYISLKANTLFPVGRVLIPVIKYIYDKDLAIKNFVPEKYFTIENETMCNGALLKLVCDKKYNLLELEKGKRYSNELNKYKGIVKDITEKEIILNPPKLFSLSKLQSKLSKEKKMSFAKSLEIIQKLYEKGYITYPRTNTEYLAEEEKEKVKELINLYYGYKLEFKDNKKIFDSSKIESHSAIIPTLKILDMNSLDLEEKIIFETIRNRFISNFLKEKTIINQTEVKIAVGNEIFNLKGKSVKQEGFLKYENQKIDNKLPYFEINQKIDVDFKVVDKLTVPPKKVTEENLSNYLKNPFRKEKHQEDEGDTQEYREIMKGVEIGTEATRTGIIENAKKYGYIIQEKQNFSITEKGIKLIELLDLLHINLYTEKTVEFSMLQKDIYNNRKNINDIIEKTKSELQNIINQDIRVEKFEKEREVIGKCPKCNSNIYENSKSYYCGNYKNGCKTYLWKEASYFGQKIKVSKDNAKKLLNGEQVVFKIKSKSGKEYNAHFGIEINGDYLNLQRKDFIKIEK